The Brevibacillus brevis genome contains a region encoding:
- a CDS encoding uroporphyrinogen-III synthase, translated as MIVHGSHKPLTGKCIMVTRARSQVRELVEHIERLGGAAYAFPLLKMMPPTDTAKLDEAITQLPTYDWVVFTSVNGVRFFLERMREVGAGLEAFTGKIAAVGPKTAKALEHHGLEVAVIPSDYVAEGLLSSLYDQLLPGQRVLLPRADIARKALPKELARLGLAVTEVDVYHTVIDEEQAPDAAEKLQQGLIDIILFTSSSTVTHFMAAMEPYASFDWLKHVQIACIGPITADTAKQNGLSVHVVASEYTVEGLLAAIIENLGGNRHGTNI; from the coding sequence ATGATTGTCCATGGATCGCACAAGCCGCTGACTGGCAAGTGCATCATGGTCACGCGGGCAAGAAGTCAAGTTCGCGAGCTCGTTGAACATATCGAGCGGTTAGGGGGAGCAGCGTACGCATTTCCCCTGTTAAAAATGATGCCGCCGACGGACACTGCCAAGCTCGACGAAGCCATCACCCAGTTGCCAACATACGACTGGGTGGTGTTCACGAGTGTGAATGGCGTGCGCTTCTTCTTGGAGCGCATGCGCGAGGTCGGGGCAGGACTCGAAGCGTTCACTGGCAAAATTGCTGCGGTCGGTCCGAAGACGGCCAAGGCGCTTGAGCATCACGGGCTCGAAGTAGCTGTCATTCCGTCTGATTACGTGGCGGAAGGCTTGCTGTCGAGCCTGTATGATCAGCTGCTTCCTGGTCAGCGCGTTCTGCTGCCTCGTGCAGATATTGCCCGCAAGGCACTGCCAAAGGAGTTGGCCCGCTTGGGGCTTGCTGTGACAGAGGTAGACGTGTATCACACTGTCATTGATGAAGAGCAGGCTCCAGACGCAGCGGAAAAGCTCCAGCAAGGTCTCATCGATATCATCTTGTTTACCAGCTCTTCAACGGTGACGCATTTTATGGCAGCGATGGAGCCCTATGCATCGTTTGACTGGCTCAAGCACGTTCAGATAGCCTGTATCGGACCAATAACGGCAGATACAGCAAAACAAAACGGGCTTTCTGTTCATGTCGTAGCGAGTGAGTACACCGTGGAAGGATTACTAGCAGCTATTATAGAGAACCTGGGAGGGAATCGACATGGCACAAACATTTGA
- the hemC gene encoding hydroxymethylbilane synthase — translation MGKWKVGTRRSKLALTQTNWVVDKLKGFAPEADFELHEIVTKGDRILDVTLSKVGGKGLFVKEIEQSLFDKETDFAVHSLKDMPAELPEGLVIGAIPKRVDPRDVLLSKDGKTLDELPQGALVGTSSLRRSAQILAHRPDIQIESLRGNIDTRIRKMEEGNFDAIILAAAGLERVNFEGNISQFLPVEISLPAVGQGALAIECRADDKETLALLKQFDDAPTRLAVTAERSFLHKLQGGCQVPIGAYATVGENNEITLTGMVGSPDGKQIFKNTATGQDPLALGIQVAEALLAQGAGDVLAQVLRENEQ, via the coding sequence ATGGGAAAATGGAAAGTGGGAACGCGTCGCAGCAAATTGGCGCTCACTCAAACGAATTGGGTCGTAGATAAACTGAAGGGGTTCGCGCCTGAAGCTGATTTTGAATTGCATGAAATCGTGACAAAAGGCGATCGAATCCTCGATGTAACCTTGTCCAAAGTAGGCGGAAAAGGGTTGTTTGTCAAAGAAATCGAGCAATCCTTGTTCGATAAGGAAACCGATTTTGCGGTACACAGCTTGAAGGATATGCCGGCAGAATTGCCAGAGGGCTTGGTAATCGGCGCGATTCCGAAGCGTGTTGATCCTCGGGATGTCCTGCTTTCCAAGGACGGCAAGACGTTGGATGAATTGCCGCAAGGAGCTTTGGTAGGGACCAGTAGCTTGCGCCGTTCTGCACAAATTCTTGCACATCGCCCTGACATTCAGATCGAATCTCTGCGTGGAAATATTGATACGCGCATACGCAAAATGGAGGAAGGCAATTTTGATGCCATCATTCTCGCTGCGGCTGGACTTGAGCGCGTGAATTTTGAAGGCAACATCTCGCAATTCCTGCCTGTTGAAATCAGCTTGCCGGCAGTCGGTCAAGGAGCGCTTGCTATCGAATGCCGTGCAGACGATAAGGAGACACTCGCTCTCTTGAAGCAGTTTGATGACGCACCGACGCGTTTGGCGGTAACAGCAGAGCGCAGCTTCCTGCACAAACTCCAAGGCGGCTGTCAGGTGCCAATTGGTGCATATGCGACAGTTGGAGAGAACAATGAAATTACTTTAACAGGAATGGTTGGCTCCCCAGATGGGAAGCAAATATTCAAAAACACGGCGACTGGCCAAGATCCGTTAGCACTGGGCATTCAAGTGGCGGAAGCCCTTCTGGCGCAGGGAGCGGGAGATGTACTTGCGCAAGTATTGCGGGAGAATGAGCAATGA
- a CDS encoding cytochrome C assembly family protein, translating to MAEVRWIYDLTIFLYAASVLFYFNDFLQSNRKVNRLAFGLLVVVWALQTAFFVSQAVMKGYFPVITLFETLFFYSWVLVGLSLAIHYFFRIDLLVFFTNIIGFVVLVMSMFLPETPIEAVSSILTSELLLTHVTLAMFSYGAFSLSMIFSAMYLLQHKMLKGRRWSPLLRRLPSLDQLEGYAYRMNMLGVPMLLLSIVLGIIWGKMVLPEKFLLDSKVLLSVLVLAIYSLWLYQRYRDTVQMRRLAQWNVLAFLLLLINFLGFTTSTFHDWW from the coding sequence ATGGCCGAGGTGAGATGGATCTACGACTTGACGATCTTTCTCTACGCTGCAAGTGTTCTCTTCTATTTTAACGACTTCTTGCAAAGCAACCGGAAAGTCAATCGTCTGGCTTTCGGGTTGCTTGTTGTCGTTTGGGCCTTGCAAACCGCATTTTTTGTCTCGCAAGCAGTCATGAAGGGGTATTTTCCAGTCATTACGCTGTTTGAGACGCTCTTTTTTTATTCATGGGTGCTGGTAGGCTTGTCGCTTGCCATTCACTATTTTTTTCGGATTGATTTGCTGGTTTTTTTTACTAATATTATCGGGTTCGTCGTGCTCGTCATGTCGATGTTTTTGCCGGAAACGCCGATTGAGGCTGTATCGAGCATTTTGACCTCTGAGCTATTGTTGACGCATGTAACACTGGCCATGTTCAGCTACGGGGCGTTCTCGCTCTCCATGATCTTCTCGGCCATGTACTTGCTTCAGCACAAAATGCTCAAGGGAAGACGCTGGTCGCCGCTGCTCAGGCGTTTGCCCAGCCTCGATCAATTGGAAGGCTACGCGTACCGTATGAACATGCTGGGTGTACCGATGCTCTTGCTTTCGATTGTATTAGGGATCATTTGGGGTAAAATGGTTTTGCCGGAGAAATTTCTGCTAGATTCAAAAGTATTGCTCTCCGTGCTGGTTCTTGCGATTTATTCGCTGTGGCTGTACCAACGCTATCGGGATACGGTGCAGATGCGCAGACTCGCGCAGTGGAACGTCCTGGCGTTTTTGTTACTGCTTATCAATTTTTTAGGCTTCACTACTTCTACATTTCACGACTGGTGGTAG
- the hemA gene encoding glutamyl-tRNA reductase encodes MDILLLGLNYKTAPVEIREKFTFSDDGTARALHLLSQTKSIAECIILGTCNRTEIYVVCDQANIGRDYTRRFLAEWFGVEKEQFKDHLYIKENEQAIEHLFRVSSGLDSMVMGETQILGQVRDAFLLAQERQTTGTVFNTLFKQAITFAKRAHTETAIGQNAVSVSYAAVELGKKIFGSFAGKSVLIVGAGKMSELTAKHLHANGSERVMVANRTLERAQLLAEKFKGDSCTMEQLPEALLTADIVISSTGATGYVLGKKELAPIMKQRKHRPLFMVDIAVPRDLNPDLHDLDNVFLYDIDDLEGIVASNVAERSREAERLDVMIQEEIVAFTTWYQTLGVAPLIAALRDKANTIQSEAMRKIENKLPNLSEREMHIIRKTTKGIVNQLLHDPVVRLKEMAATKDGEEVLDIFEKMFALEEILERKEQEAIWANDKNKQTSSSREQVLASRFPD; translated from the coding sequence ATGGATATTCTTTTGCTGGGCCTAAACTATAAAACAGCTCCTGTCGAAATTCGCGAAAAGTTTACATTCAGCGACGATGGGACAGCACGCGCTCTTCATCTTCTCTCCCAGACGAAGAGTATCGCAGAATGTATCATCCTGGGGACGTGCAACCGGACGGAAATTTACGTCGTTTGCGACCAGGCAAATATTGGCCGAGACTATACTCGCCGTTTTTTGGCTGAATGGTTCGGTGTGGAGAAAGAACAATTTAAGGATCATCTCTATATAAAAGAGAACGAACAGGCCATCGAGCACTTGTTCCGAGTCTCTTCCGGTCTTGATTCGATGGTAATGGGAGAAACACAAATCCTCGGACAAGTCCGGGATGCGTTCCTGTTGGCGCAGGAGCGTCAAACGACAGGGACCGTCTTCAACACCTTGTTCAAGCAGGCGATTACGTTCGCCAAGCGTGCCCATACAGAGACAGCGATTGGACAAAATGCGGTTTCTGTCAGCTACGCTGCTGTCGAGCTGGGGAAAAAGATCTTCGGTTCCTTCGCAGGGAAGTCTGTCCTGATCGTCGGAGCGGGCAAAATGAGCGAGCTGACCGCCAAACACCTGCACGCCAATGGATCGGAACGCGTCATGGTAGCGAATCGTACATTGGAGCGAGCGCAGCTTTTGGCAGAAAAGTTCAAGGGTGACTCCTGTACGATGGAGCAGCTGCCAGAGGCACTGCTCACAGCAGACATCGTCATCAGCTCGACTGGAGCGACAGGTTATGTCCTCGGCAAAAAAGAACTGGCTCCGATCATGAAACAACGGAAGCATCGTCCGTTGTTCATGGTGGATATCGCGGTTCCTCGCGACTTGAATCCTGACTTGCATGATCTTGATAACGTATTTTTATATGATATTGACGATCTGGAAGGAATCGTTGCGAGTAACGTAGCGGAACGTTCTCGTGAAGCGGAACGTCTGGATGTCATGATTCAAGAAGAGATCGTGGCATTCACGACCTGGTACCAGACGCTTGGCGTGGCGCCACTCATCGCAGCACTGCGTGACAAGGCAAACACGATTCAAAGCGAAGCGATGCGGAAAATCGAAAACAAGCTGCCGAACCTGTCTGAGCGGGAGATGCATATCATCCGCAAGACAACCAAGGGCATTGTCAATCAACTGTTGCACGATCCGGTCGTGCGTTTAAAAGAAATGGCAGCTACCAAAGATGGGGAAGAAGTACTGGATATTTTCGAGAAAATGTTTGCGTTGGAGGAAATCCTGGAGCGAAAAGAACAGGAAGCAATCTGGGCTAACGATAAAAATAAACAGACATCTTCTTCTCGGGAGCAGGTATTGGCTTCCCGGTTCCCTGACTAA
- a CDS encoding DMT family transporter, translating into MRKPWMADITLLLVAFIWGTTFLIVQQAIASLPPNTFNAVRFTIAALFLLIIYFIRNRHRGQTSEWRGPLLRAGVILGFWLCLGYALQTVGLLYTTPSKAGFITGLSVVLVPLFSFLLLRERVKPFAIVGVILAAFGLYLLTQNQSFSFNLGDALVFGCAICFAMQIVFTGKYAPRFAALPLAITQLGTVGVISWLYAFFFEDWSRAFDPAILFKPEVAFGLIVTSIFATALAFLAQTALQKQTSSTRVALIFALEPVFAALTSYVFIHEVLSGRQLTGCLLIFTGMILAELPIQEWLRNFRQRKPNDGREST; encoded by the coding sequence TTGAGAAAACCTTGGATGGCAGACATAACGCTGCTCCTCGTCGCTTTTATCTGGGGAACCACGTTTTTGATCGTACAGCAGGCAATTGCATCGCTGCCTCCCAATACGTTTAACGCCGTTCGTTTTACCATTGCTGCGTTATTTTTATTGATCATCTATTTCATCCGCAATCGTCATCGTGGGCAGACCTCTGAATGGAGAGGTCCACTGCTTCGTGCAGGCGTCATCCTCGGTTTTTGGCTCTGTCTGGGATACGCCTTGCAAACCGTAGGACTTTTGTATACAACGCCGTCCAAAGCTGGCTTTATCACTGGTTTATCCGTCGTATTGGTGCCGCTCTTCTCGTTTTTGCTCTTGCGTGAGCGCGTCAAGCCTTTCGCTATCGTCGGCGTGATTCTAGCTGCATTCGGCTTGTATTTGCTGACACAGAACCAGTCGTTCTCCTTTAATCTCGGTGATGCCCTGGTCTTCGGCTGTGCGATCTGCTTCGCCATGCAAATCGTCTTTACCGGCAAATACGCACCTCGATTTGCAGCACTGCCCCTTGCCATTACGCAATTAGGCACGGTAGGTGTTATCAGCTGGCTGTACGCCTTTTTCTTTGAAGATTGGAGTCGTGCCTTTGATCCGGCGATCTTGTTCAAGCCTGAGGTGGCGTTTGGTTTGATCGTCACTTCCATTTTCGCCACGGCACTTGCCTTTCTCGCTCAGACTGCCTTGCAAAAACAAACCAGCTCGACGCGGGTCGCTCTCATTTTCGCTTTGGAGCCTGTATTTGCTGCACTCACCTCGTACGTCTTTATTCATGAAGTATTGAGTGGAAGACAGTTAACCGGATGTCTCCTGATTTTCACCGGAATGATTCTCGCTGAGCTTCCCATTCAAGAATGGTTGCGGAATTTCCGTCAGAGAAAACCAAATGACGGTCGTGAATCTACCTGA
- a CDS encoding protein O-GlcNAcase produces the protein MSGSACFAVRGVIEGFYGTPWTHEERLDMIDFLHRHDYNAYFYAPKDDEYLRERWMEPLPAIANQQLDELIQRAKTRNMQFIYCLGPGLSMEYTNRQHLELLGRKYRDLYDRGVRYFALLFDDIPMHLLHEKDVAEFAHLAEAHTRTTLYVWDLIRSWGDPVKLVVCPTQYNGIGKEAYIMYLGQHLPQEIDLFWTGRFVCSPYLTDGDAIRFQEYTGHQPFYWDNYPVNDLAMANELHIGPLRHRDPDLWQYAAGYVANAMSRPECSKIPLITTAAYLRDPIGYDPDTVWKRAVEEVAGQKDADAFFIFADNVQSSFLCEVESPRLLEAILTFRFHFLEGDRQKAVTDLTTLFQKMEEAADKLLAGMTNQKLAEETRPWVEKFHLWTKVGLSAVALIDHGTRGRLPQAAYHLLRLKQWLKRTERYPQEVCGPVMQLFVDAVMQEVKKTSKKSS, from the coding sequence GTGAGCGGGAGTGCTTGCTTTGCTGTACGTGGTGTGATCGAAGGCTTCTATGGAACACCTTGGACACATGAAGAGCGGCTGGATATGATCGACTTTTTGCACCGGCATGATTACAATGCGTATTTCTACGCTCCAAAAGATGACGAGTATCTGCGGGAACGCTGGATGGAGCCGCTTCCTGCAATAGCCAATCAACAGTTAGACGAGCTGATCCAGCGGGCAAAGACTCGCAACATGCAGTTTATTTATTGCCTGGGGCCGGGGCTCAGCATGGAATATACGAATCGTCAGCATTTGGAGCTGTTGGGCAGGAAATATCGGGATTTGTATGATCGTGGTGTGCGTTACTTTGCGCTATTGTTCGATGATATCCCCATGCACCTGTTGCATGAGAAGGATGTAGCCGAGTTTGCCCATTTGGCGGAGGCGCATACCCGTACGACGCTTTACGTGTGGGATTTGATACGCAGCTGGGGCGATCCAGTCAAGCTGGTTGTCTGTCCTACACAGTACAACGGGATTGGAAAAGAAGCGTACATCATGTACCTTGGCCAGCATTTGCCGCAAGAAATCGATTTGTTCTGGACGGGACGATTCGTCTGCTCGCCCTACCTGACGGACGGCGATGCGATTCGCTTTCAAGAGTACACGGGTCATCAGCCGTTTTATTGGGACAACTACCCGGTGAATGATTTGGCCATGGCGAATGAACTACATATCGGTCCATTGCGTCACCGTGACCCTGATCTGTGGCAATACGCAGCAGGCTATGTGGCGAATGCGATGTCTAGACCAGAATGCTCGAAGATTCCTTTGATTACGACGGCAGCTTATTTGCGAGATCCGATCGGCTACGATCCTGATACGGTATGGAAACGAGCGGTAGAGGAAGTAGCGGGACAAAAAGATGCAGATGCTTTCTTCATCTTTGCGGATAACGTGCAAAGCTCGTTTTTATGCGAGGTGGAATCGCCGCGATTGCTAGAAGCTATCCTGACCTTTCGCTTTCATTTCTTGGAAGGGGATCGGCAAAAAGCCGTTACTGACTTGACTACTCTTTTTCAGAAGATGGAAGAGGCGGCTGACAAGCTGTTGGCAGGGATGACGAATCAGAAACTTGCGGAAGAAACGAGGCCGTGGGTGGAGAAGTTCCATCTGTGGACCAAGGTTGGTCTGTCGGCAGTCGCTCTCATTGATCATGGGACAAGAGGGCGACTGCCACAAGCAGCCTATCACTTGCTCCGGCTCAAACAGTGGCTCAAACGAACGGAGCGTTACCCGCAAGAAGTGTGCGGACCTGTTATGCAGCTATTTGTGGATGCCGTAATGCAAGAGGTTAAGAAGACCTCGAAAAAAAGCTCATAA
- the yihA gene encoding ribosome biogenesis GTP-binding protein YihA/YsxC has product MKVTSAEFIISAVGPKQYPTDGLHEIALVGRSNVGKSSLLNKMMNRKGLARISSRPGKTQTLNYFRVNQMLYFVDFPGYGYAKVAKTIKEQWGKMIEGYLKNRNELRFIIQLVDIRHAPSKDDVAMYDWCKQIGIPTVVVATKGDKIARGRWLQHTKVIRQSLNLRGDDTIIVFSSETGQGKDELWAEIMRRIRAGEEMARETAAKAEETAPANE; this is encoded by the coding sequence ATGAAAGTAACATCAGCAGAGTTTATTATCAGCGCGGTTGGACCGAAGCAGTATCCGACGGATGGTCTTCATGAGATCGCGCTGGTAGGACGCTCAAACGTAGGGAAGTCATCCCTGCTCAACAAAATGATGAACCGCAAAGGGCTGGCCCGGATCAGTTCTCGTCCGGGGAAAACCCAAACATTGAACTATTTCCGTGTCAATCAGATGCTCTACTTCGTTGACTTCCCGGGTTATGGGTATGCAAAGGTAGCGAAGACGATCAAGGAACAATGGGGAAAAATGATCGAGGGCTATTTGAAAAACCGGAACGAGCTTCGCTTCATTATTCAACTGGTCGATATTCGCCATGCTCCGAGTAAAGACGATGTTGCGATGTACGATTGGTGCAAGCAAATCGGGATTCCTACCGTAGTCGTAGCGACAAAAGGTGATAAAATCGCTCGCGGGCGTTGGCTGCAGCATACGAAGGTCATCCGTCAAAGCCTGAATTTGCGCGGGGATGATACGATCATTGTATTTTCCTCGGAGACAGGTCAAGGCAAGGATGAACTGTGGGCAGAAATCATGCGTCGTATCCGTGCGGGAGAGGAAATGGCCAGGGAGACGGCTGCCAAGGCTGAGGAGACTGCTCCAGCCAATGAGTAA
- the lon gene encoding endopeptidase La, producing the protein MGERSGKRELPLLPLRGLLVYPTMVLHLDVGREKSIRALEQAMVDDNKILLATQEEVHIEEPDAEQIYSIGTVARVKQMLKLPNGTIRVLVEGLQRAKIEEYLQQEDYFVVSITYLQDEKTEQNEVEALMRSLLAHFEQYIKLSKKVSPETLTSVQDIEEPGRLADVIASHLPLKMKDKQEILETTNIKERLEILLTILNNEREVLELERKIGNRVKKQMERTQKEYYLREQMKAIQKELGDKDGRQGEVDELRAQLEKSDAPERIKTKIEKELERLEKMPATSAEGSVIRTYIDTLFALPWTKTTEDNLDILHAQQVLDEDHYGLDKPKERVLEYLAVQKLVNSMRGPILCLVGPPGVGKTSLARSVARAIGRNFVRISLGGVRDEAEIRGHRRTYVGALPGRIMQGMKQAGTINPVFLLDEIDKLASDFRGDPASALLEVLDPNQNDKFSDHYIEETYDLTNVMFITTANSLDTIPRPLLDRMEVISISSYTELEKLNILRDYLLPKQMQDHGLGKDKLKMNDDAMLKLVRLYTREAGVRNLNREAANVCRKAAKLIVSGEKKRVVVTAKTLETLLGKPRYRYGLAEKKDQVGSVTGLAWTQAGGDTLNVEVSILPGKGKLTLTGKLGDVMKESAQAAFSYIRSRADQWGIDPSFHEKNDIHIHFPEGAIPKDGPSAGITMATALVSALTKIPVKKEVGMTGEITLRGRVLPIGGLKEKCMSAHRAGLTTIILPKDNEKDIEDIPESVRGELTFYPVDHLDEVLRHALTKQPVGDKA; encoded by the coding sequence TTGGGCGAACGTTCCGGTAAACGAGAATTACCGCTTCTCCCGTTGCGAGGATTGCTTGTTTATCCGACCATGGTACTCCATTTGGACGTTGGACGGGAAAAGTCCATCCGCGCATTGGAGCAAGCCATGGTAGACGATAACAAGATTTTGCTTGCGACACAGGAAGAGGTCCATATAGAAGAGCCAGATGCTGAGCAAATTTACAGTATTGGTACCGTTGCACGTGTGAAACAAATGCTGAAGCTGCCGAATGGGACAATCCGTGTATTGGTAGAAGGCTTGCAACGCGCAAAGATCGAGGAGTATCTTCAACAGGAAGATTATTTCGTCGTGTCGATTACATATTTGCAAGATGAAAAAACAGAGCAAAACGAAGTGGAAGCTTTAATGCGTTCCTTGCTGGCCCACTTTGAGCAGTACATCAAGCTGTCCAAAAAGGTTTCTCCAGAGACATTAACCTCTGTGCAGGACATTGAGGAACCGGGACGTTTGGCGGATGTGATTGCTTCGCATCTGCCGCTCAAGATGAAGGACAAACAAGAAATTTTGGAGACGACCAACATCAAGGAACGTCTCGAAATTCTTTTGACCATTTTGAACAACGAGCGCGAGGTACTTGAGCTGGAGCGCAAGATCGGCAACCGCGTGAAGAAACAGATGGAGCGTACGCAAAAGGAATATTACCTGCGTGAGCAAATGAAAGCTATCCAAAAAGAGCTGGGCGACAAGGACGGACGCCAAGGCGAAGTAGATGAGTTGCGTGCCCAGCTCGAAAAGTCGGACGCTCCTGAGCGGATCAAAACGAAGATCGAGAAGGAGCTCGAGCGTTTGGAAAAGATGCCGGCGACTTCTGCGGAAGGCTCGGTCATCCGTACGTATATCGATACCTTGTTTGCGCTGCCGTGGACGAAAACGACAGAAGACAATCTGGATATTCTTCATGCACAGCAAGTTCTCGATGAAGATCATTACGGCCTGGATAAACCAAAAGAGCGCGTCTTGGAGTATTTGGCAGTACAAAAGCTGGTAAACTCCATGCGTGGACCGATCCTTTGTCTGGTAGGTCCTCCAGGTGTCGGGAAAACATCTCTGGCTCGTTCCGTAGCGCGTGCAATCGGGCGCAATTTCGTTCGCATTTCCTTGGGGGGAGTACGCGATGAAGCAGAAATTCGCGGACACCGCCGTACGTATGTAGGTGCTCTCCCAGGGCGAATCATGCAAGGAATGAAGCAAGCTGGCACGATTAATCCTGTCTTTTTGCTGGATGAAATCGACAAGCTTGCGTCCGATTTCCGCGGAGACCCTGCGTCTGCACTGCTCGAAGTGCTCGATCCTAACCAAAATGATAAATTCAGTGACCACTATATCGAAGAGACCTATGATTTGACGAACGTGATGTTTATTACGACCGCAAACAGTCTCGATACGATTCCGCGTCCGCTCTTGGACCGCATGGAGGTCATCTCGATTTCCAGCTACACAGAACTGGAAAAGCTGAACATTTTGCGCGATTACCTCTTGCCGAAGCAAATGCAGGATCACGGTCTAGGCAAAGATAAGCTGAAAATGAACGACGATGCGATGCTGAAGCTCGTTCGTCTGTACACCAGAGAAGCAGGTGTTCGCAACCTCAATCGCGAAGCAGCCAACGTATGCCGCAAAGCTGCCAAGCTGATTGTGAGCGGTGAGAAGAAGCGTGTCGTAGTTACAGCCAAGACGTTGGAGACACTGCTCGGTAAACCGCGCTACCGCTATGGACTAGCGGAGAAAAAAGATCAAGTGGGTTCCGTTACAGGACTGGCTTGGACACAAGCAGGCGGAGATACGCTGAATGTAGAAGTCAGCATTTTGCCTGGAAAAGGAAAGCTCACCCTGACAGGAAAACTGGGTGACGTCATGAAGGAATCTGCGCAGGCTGCATTCAGCTATATTCGTTCCCGTGCAGATCAGTGGGGAATTGATCCGTCCTTCCACGAGAAGAACGATATCCACATCCACTTTCCAGAAGGGGCGATTCCAAAAGACGGTCCGTCTGCTGGGATTACCATGGCAACCGCACTCGTGTCCGCCCTCACGAAAATCCCTGTGAAAAAAGAAGTGGGGATGACTGGGGAGATTACGCTCAGAGGTCGGGTTCTGCCAATTGGCGGGCTGAAAGAAAAATGCATGTCTGCTCACCGTGCAGGTTTAACTACGATCATTTTGCCAAAAGACAACGAGAAGGATATTGAGGATATCCCAGAGAGCGTACGCGGTGAACTGACATTCTATCCAGTTGATCATTTAGATGAAGTGCTGCGTCACGCGCTAACTAAACAGCCAGTAGGTGACAAAGCATGA